TGGAAAAAGGCGAAGAATGCCCCCATGACGATGGAGATTGTCCCTAACCAGGCCAGGATCGTGGTGATGGGGGTGAGATCTAAAACCCCTCCGGTGAGTCTGTACACCTGGAAAACTCTCAATATTCCCAAAAGTCCCGTCTTCACCACCAATCCGGAAAGGATGGCACTAACGGGACATGGGGCAATGGCATGAGCATCCGGTAGCCAGATGTGTGTGGGAAATAAAGCCGCCTTGACGCAGAAACCCACGATGAATAGGGCAAAGGCTACAGCGGCGACCCTCAAAGAATGGACTTCAGGAAGCCTCAATGCCATATCGCGCATATTCAAAGTACCCGTTATGGAATAAACGAAACCGATGGCTAGAAGAATGGAGAGCGAGGATACCGCTCCAACGAGTAAGTATTTAAATGCCGCCATTTCCGCGATTTTCTCGCCACCGATTGCCACCAGAGCATAGGCACTCAGCGATAAGATCTCAGTGAATACGAAGAGGTTAAACATGTCTCCAGTGACCACGAAACCAAGCATTCCAGCGACATTCAGGAGAACAAGCGTATAATAGGTGGAGACCTTCTCCGCGGGGAGCTTTTTCTCTATATATTTTTTAGAAAATATGAGAATGAGAAGGCCAAGGACTGTAATTAGCAGAGAGCTGGCACTGAGCTCATCGAAGTATATTTCTATACCAAAGGGTGGTTTCCATCCACCTAGGTGATAGCTTACGGGTCCAATGAAATAGACCTTGGCGACCAAGTAAGCAGACATGATCATAGAAAGAAAAACGGCAAAAGTGGCAAAGGGCATGCATGCTTTCCTCCGCGACATGCCGATTATCGGATTTATTGCGGCAGCTGCCAAGGGGACTACCACAACTAAAATTGGGAAATGATGTGCGATGCCCATTTTTTACTCCATTTTTTTAAGCTTATCCGCCTCTAAGGTCCCGCAATGCTCGTAGATTTTAATCATCAAGGATAAAGCCAAAGCAGTGGTGCTCACCGCGACCACAATTCCAGTTAGAATTAGAGCTTGGGGGAGAGGATTCACAAAGGGACCTTTGATCGCTCCCATCATAATCGGTGCCTTTCCTCCCCTCACGGCACCAAGGGAAATAAAAAATAAAAATACCGATGTCTCCATGATGTTTAATCCTATGAACTTCTTTATCAGATTGGACTTCATGGTCACGGTGTATAGACCGATGAGAAAAAGGGTTATGGATACCACGTAATTGAAATTAGTTATAAGTTTTTCGATAACTTGAGAAATCACGTTCTCTCCTCCCTATGCATTGAGAAGAATATGGAGGTGAATATGGCGCCTCCCCCGACTCCGATGCCTACCTCGAGCAAATCCAGCATCACTTTCGCTAAGAAGTGCTGATAATGCGGTGATAGGCCCGGGAGCATGAATGTCAGAAAATTTACTCCCGAAAGCAATCCTATGAGTCCAACGATGAAAAAGGTAAACGGGGCAATGCCTTCAATGGAAACTCTTAAGCTTAGTGGAATCCTTCTCATGCCAACCAGTAGACCGAATACTAAAGCGTAAATGATGAAAGCCGCAGCCATTATTGTTCCCCCTTGAAAACCGCCTCCGGGAGAAATG
This is a stretch of genomic DNA from Actinomycetota bacterium. It encodes these proteins:
- a CDS encoding cation:proton antiporter subunit C, which encodes MISQVIEKLITNFNYVVSITLFLIGLYTVTMKSNLIKKFIGLNIMETSVFLFFISLGAVRGGKAPIMMGAIKGPFVNPLPQALILTGIVVAVSTTALALSLMIKIYEHCGTLEADKLKKME
- a CDS encoding proton-conducting transporter membrane subunit; amino-acid sequence: MGIAHHFPILVVVVPLAAAAINPIIGMSRRKACMPFATFAVFLSMIMSAYLVAKVYFIGPVSYHLGGWKPPFGIEIYFDELSASSLLITVLGLLILIFSKKYIEKKLPAEKVSTYYTLVLLNVAGMLGFVVTGDMFNLFVFTEILSLSAYALVAIGGEKIAEMAAFKYLLVGAVSSLSILLAIGFVYSITGTLNMRDMALRLPEVHSLRVAAVAFALFIVGFCVKAALFPTHIWLPDAHAIAPCPVSAILSGLVVKTGLLGILRVFQVYRLTGGVLDLTPITTILAWLGTISIVMGAFFAFFQDDIKMMLAYSTISNIGYIVLGIGLASFDGLRGGVVHIFNHAIIKVSLFLTAGAIIHQTGFRKLTDLRGIAKRMPITMAAMSIGIISIVGIPPTNGFICKWFIALGAMEANAPLFAAALLFGALFIFAYYIKIVNAAYFREPTRKEIAEAKEAPLSMLIPVTILAFACLMMGLPLAYLPVRYVKPWIVALLRG